The Solanum stenotomum isolate F172 unplaced genomic scaffold, ASM1918654v1 scaffold38456, whole genome shotgun sequence genome includes the window CAAGCAACTTCACCAAAGCCAATTCCAATTTCCAATTCAGTTTATGCAGAAGCTGGATATTTGATAGGACATAGGAGATTGCCTTCATTCTGTGATTGTTTTAAAGAAAGCTGTttctagttagggtttttttttatttttttggaaaagagtcaaaaatatcttttttactATGTGATGACTCAATATGCCTTCTGTTTATATTTGGTTCcaaaaaatgtccttttattaCTCTGGTCAAAAAAAGATCTCATTTAGTAAGTCAAAAATACCACatgatattttcaaaattaaaaaactcAATTTTCCCTATTGGGGTCATAACTTTATTTCCTCATTTGTTAGGAGACAAATCCAATCAtcaactcttaacttcaaaactttttATTGATTATGCATTAGCTCATTCCCTCTCTTCCAAATTTAAAAAGTTCCAACTCGAATTCCATTAGACTACGATCTCTGGTCTGACTACAACTCCTTAGTCAATCGCTGCTTTAGTTTTGTTGTTGAGAGGAAAGTGGAAAATGTTGTATTGTGGTCATATGATGAAAAGATCTCATTTCTTGAATTTCTCTACAGACTACATATGTTCATCCTTGATATCTTTAGATGTTCAATCTTGTCCTTTAGATCTTCCAACGGTTATATCGTGGAACTCTCTAAAGAGCATGTAGTTGGGGATTATGGTGTTAGACGATAACCAAATTGTGAAAATATTGTCAGGTTTCCCTGCATAGGAAACTTGAAACATTATTGGTTTGATTGGCTGGAAGATGGAGAGTCTTGTAGATGTATCCTCCATTGAAAGCACCAAGCTTACTTGATTGACATTCAATGGTAATAGTAGAATTTTTTACAAAGTAATATCTGGTAAAATGTCCAGTTTGCCCCTTACTTTGCTAAAATTTAACACCAAAACTCACACCCGATGTCGCTTTAAGAAACATAATGGTAATGGGTCCATTACACGTTGTAGAATGTTAGGCTAATCGTATTCACCAGCCATGGTAATATACCGCACCTAAGGAAGAGCCTGATATCCACTTTTTTTGACTATCTTCAAGTAGCGAACCTAATCATCTAAACACTTTAAGCAACAATCGCCACAGAAGAATCCGTGTTTTCAGATATATGTCTTGCAGatatgacaagaaaaataacCGACATTCGaaagttgacaaaaaaaaacacaaaaatgcCACAAGTTTCTGCAACTAATCCAGAGGTTAATTCTCAACTGTCTGCTAAAAAAACCCAAGGAAAAGTACGATAAAAACAAACCTCTGTGAACCAAGTTCCAATTGTTAACTCCTTTACATTATGGAACATTAGAAGGTAACAGTGGGCGAGCGACCTAAAGAATTGATGATAGCCACTACAACTGTCTTCCTCAGGATCAACATGTAGACCATAATCATCGTTGATGTCTTTGATATGTTAAGATTTGTGAAAGAGAAGATTGTATTGAATGAATAAAACTGTTACAAGCTATTCTATTTATACAGAAAAGGATTAGTGAATATAATACTGACAACTAACTGATGACTCATAGTCTGTTAATTTATTCTAACCAACTTCTAACTAACTAAAAGTTGTACATTTAACTCGTTCCTCAACATCCTCCCTCAAGCTAGGAGTATGAAACACATTCTTCATTCCTAGCTTGGTAAGCAAATATGTGTGTTGTAGATGAGTGAGTCCTTTGGTGAACAAATCTGCAGGTTGTTCTGTGGTTTATAAGTTATAACCCAGGAAATGATCTCAATGACACGAGGTATACAGTATTCAATATTCTTTTTAGTAATACAAATTTCTACAATGACACATTAATATACTACATTTACACGAGTTATTCCTTGAGCAGAAGATTGttgttataatataataatttaaaaatgatcGAAGGGGAGCTAGGAACTTCTTAAATTCAAAAGGAGTtttaagtttctttttttttttttttgtgctttttcataaataaaaaaacggaaaaggctcaaaaacccctaaactatccgaaatagctcatatttacccttaaactatattccGATTCAAAATTACCCTTCCCGTTGAACATTTTCCcttataaaatgacaatcaatATCTATATGTTTAGTTCGTTCATGAAAGACTGGGTTGGCAGCAATCTGTATGGCAGATTTACTGTCACTATATATAGGCACTGGCAGGTTTAGTTGTACCCCCAACTCCTTAAAAAGACCAATCAACCATATAAGTTCTGCAACAGTTGAAGCCAAACTCCTATACTCAGATTCAGCTGAACTTCTTGAGATCGTATCCTGTTTCTTTGACTTCCATGAGATTAAGGAACCTCCATATGTAACCATGTAACCGATGATTGATTTCTTGTTGTTTGGGCATGCagcccaatctgcatcacagTATGCAATTAACTGATCAGTTGCGTTGGCTGCCATAAGTATACCCAATCCTGGTGCCTGCTTGACATATCTTACCACCCTTATTGCTGCTTCCATATGAGATGCTTTGGGATTGTGCATGAACTGACTCAGGAGCTGCACTGCAAAAGCTATGTCCGGTCGTGTTATTGTTAGGTAAAGCAGCCTTCCTACTAACTTCTGATACACACTAGGATCATCCAGGACCCTATCATCTCCAGATTCAGTAGGAAAATGTAAGTCAAATTCTGCAGTTGTGAGCTTTTGGTTCAGCTCAACAGGAGCTCCAACTGGTTTTGAATTGGACAAGCCCATGTCTGAGATTAACTCAAGACAATATTTCCTTTGATGCATAAGTATCCCTGATTCACTTCTGGCAAATTCAATACccaaaaaatatctcaaatcaccCAAGTCTTTAATCTTGAACTTGTTCTTGAGAATATCTTTTGTTTCTAATATCAACTTGTGATCATTCCCTGTAATAagtaaatcatcaacatatatcaATACCATCACTTAACTCTCTCCTTTGTGCTTGGTGAATAATGAGTAATCATAGTGACTCTGCTGAAAACCAGAATCAACTAGTGATGTGGTCAATTTAATGTTCCATTGCCTGCTGGCCTGTTTGAGCCCATAAAGTGATTTGATGAGCTTGCACACTGTCCCTTTCTCCCCTTGGTGAACAAATCCTGGTGGTAATTCCATGTATACTTCATCATTCAAATCTCCTTGAAGAAATGCATTGAACACATCCATCTGATGGACTTCCCAATGTTGTGCAGCTGCTAGACTTATGACAGCCCTGATAGTTCCCATTTTTACTACAGGTGAGAAAGTCTCTTGATAGTCCAGCCCTTCCTTTTGATTGTAACCCTTGGCTACCAACCTAGCTTTGAACCTATCGACCTCACCATCAGACTTATACTTGATTTTGTAAACCCATTTGCATCCTATTGCCCTCTTATCCTTAGGCAGCTGAACAATCTCCCATGTATGATTAGTTTCCAGTGCATGTATCTCATCTTTCATGGCCAAAATCCACCTAGAATCTTGTAGAGCTTCCTGATAGGAAAGTGGTTCTCTTTCCTGAGAGAACTTGGTCACATAACTCCTATATGCTGGTGAGATGCTGTGATAATCTACTACATTAGCAATAGAATAAGAGCAATTGCCAGACGTAGTCTTCTGCTTTGTCAGTACGTAGTCTGTGTGCCAGATGGGAGGCTTAGCATGCCTGCTAGATTTCCTAGTTATAGTAGGTGAAGGAACAACAGCAGGTTGTACTGATGAAACCTGATTTTGATCCAGAGAATGATGATCATGTGTTGTTGTGTCGGGCTGCTCAGTGGTTGCACACGGACTAAGATCAGCATGCTCATTAACTATAAGTGGACTAGGATCTGTATTCTCATCATCCCTATTTGCAGTACCATTTTGTACTACATTCTGGAAAACAACACATGGTGTAAGTTCATCCTCTGTATGGGAAGACATAATAGGTCCATAATCATCTGCTTCAACTAACCCTGGTGCTTGAAATGGAAATTTATCTTCAAAGAAAAGAACATCTCTGCTGACAAAAACAAGTCTGGACTCAACATCTAATAACTTGTATCCTTTTTGACTAACAGCATATCCTAATAGCACTGCTTTTCTGGCCTTAGGTGCAAATTTATCATCCCTTCTGTGACTTGTAGCAAATGCCAAACAACCAATCACTCTCATGTGAACTAAAGAAGGTGGCTTGTGATATAACAGCTCATATGGAGACTTATGTCCAAGCACAGACAGAGGAACTCTGTTAATGATATAAGTGGCAGCTTCCACACAATCTCCCCAAAATCTATTAGGTAAACAACCTTGAAATTTAATAGCTCTTGCAACTTCCAACAAGTGTCTATGTTTCCTTTCcaccacaccattttgttgtggagtgtATGGGCAGGACCTTTGATGAATAATACCATGCATTATAAACAAATCATGACAAGTAGAATTCAAAAATTCACCTCCATTATCAGATCTGAAAACTTTGACACATTTATCAAATTGGTTCTTTATCATCAACAAAAACCGTCTCAATACAACAATTACATCAGACTTTATTGCCAGTAAAAATGTCCATGTCCATCTAGATTTATCATCAACTAAAGTAAGGAAGTATTTCATTCCATTATATGTAGAAACCTTATATGGACCCCAAACATCCATATGTACCAAGTCAAAGACCTCATCTACGACAGTGTGACTTACAGGAAATGAGACTCTAGTCTGCCTAGCTTGTGGACAAATGAGACACTGATCAATGTTAAAACTACTACAAgtaaattcttttattttccttattacTCCCATGGGAACATGTCCTAATCTCTTATGCCAAAGAGCTGGATCTGTTCTAACTGCAGACATTGTTTGAATCCTTGCCTGCTGTTGATCTGCCTTCCAATTCAGTACATACAGTCCATCCTCTACATCACCAATCCCCTTGACCTTCCCAGACAAGAGGTCCTGAAACACACAGTATGTAGGATAAAACACAACACTACAATTCAATTCTTTTGTCAGTTTGGAGACAGACAAGAGATTAAACTTAAATGTTGGTATACACAACACATTTGTGATTAGGTCATTTTCATTTATCTTCAGACTACCAACATGAGACACTATAGCTGATGCACCTGTAGGTAATTCCACTTTTCCTAAGCTTCCCATTATAGTCTTAGAATGAAAGTGAGTGTGGTCATGAACCATATGGTCAGTTGCCCCAGTATCTATAATCCATTTCAAGGAAGAAATGGAAGAAGAAGTAGGATTACCTGCCATATAAGAACCTTTATGTGGATCTTCCATCATCTGGTTATTCTCATTCAACACATTGAATATCTGAGTAAGCTGTGTTGGTGATGAATTCTGCATCATTTTTAGTAACTGTTCTTGTGTGACGTGATTTCCTCCTTGATTTCCTCCTGGTGACTGTTCTCCCATAACTGTGTGTGCTTTCCATTCCACATGATCCTGCATATTCGGCATTTGTCTTTGTGGGTTAATACAATCCCCCATTACTGTATTGACCTTCTTCTTACCCTTGAAGTTATCAGGATATCCAATAAGCAAATAGCAATTATCCTTCACATGACCAGTTGCATTACAGTTATCACACTTCTTTAGTTTGTTACAGTCTGCCCTAACATGCCCCTTCATATTGCAAAAATCACAATACAAGTTCCTTCTAGGATATGGCTGTCTGTTGTTGTTAAATTATGGAGGCCTAGCAGCCCTACTAGAGTACATAGCTAAGGATTCCATTCCTTCATGAATAGAACCAGCAATACCTTTCTGACTTTCATCCTGTATGATTAAGGCATATGCTTGATTCACATTAGGGAGGCAAGACATCATCAAAATATGGCCTCTCGCCTGCGAATAACTTTCATTCAAGCCCATTAGGAATTGCAGTAACTTCTGATACTGCATCTGTTCTACATAGTCCTTTGCCTTATGACAGTCACAGCTAGGTGGAGGTAAGATTGAATCATACTCATCCCATAGACTCTTCAATTTAGTAAAATAAGCAGACACAGTCAAAGTTCCTTGCGTGAGAGTGAAGATGTTTCTATGCAATTGAAAAAGCCTAGATCCATTGATTTTGTCAAATCGTTCCTTGAGATCAAGCCATACCTGATTTGCACTTGATGAATAGAGAATGCCACTGAGCAGATCTTTACTTACGTTGCAGGTAAGCCAAGTGATCACAATCGCATTGCAGCGATCCCAAATTTTCTTCAAAGGTCCATCGAAATCACTTCGTAAGACAGAACCATCAATGAATCCCAGTTTGTTTCGTCCAAGCAGAGCAATCTCCATAGCGCGACTCCATAATGTGTAATTCTCCATCCCTGTCAGCTGAATTCCAACAGAGAGAGCTCCAGGCACATCAGATGAACTCAAATAAAGTGGATGATTGTGATCAATTGTCACATGACTTCCATTTCCACCATTGTCACGCTCTGCTGAAGCTCTGTCAGTAGATACTCCCGTTAATCCACCTTCGATCGCCATCCTGAAACAATTCCGGCAGAATCTCTAGATCTATCTTCAATACCTGATAAATCCCTAGAATCGCCCTCcaagctttgataccatgttatGATTTGTGAAGNNNNNNNNNNNNNNNNNNNNNNNNNNNNNNNNNNNNNNNNNNNNNNNNNNNNNNNNNNNNNNNNNNNNNNNNNNNNNNNNNNNNNNNNNNNNNNNNNNNNNNNNNNNNNNNNNNNNNNNNNNNNNNNNNNNNNNNNNNNNNNNNNNNNNNNNNNNNNNNNNNNNNNNNNNNNNNNNNNNNNNNNNNNNNNNNNNNNNNNNNNNNNNNNNNNNNNNNNNNNNNNNNNNNNNNNNNNNNNNNNNNNNNNNNNNNNNNNNNNNNNNNNNNNNNNNNNNNNNNNNNNNNNNNNNNNNNNNNNNNNNNNNNNNNNNNNNNNNNNNNNNNNNNNNNNNNNNNNNNNNNNNNNNNNNNNNNNNNNNNNNNNNNNNNNNNNNNNNNNNNNNNNNNNNNNNNNNNNNNNNNNNNNNNNNNNNNNNNNNNNNNNNNNNNNNNNNNNNNNNNNNNNNNNNNNNNNNNNNNNNNNNNNNNNNNNNNNNNNNNNNNNNNNNNNNNNNNNNNNNNNNNNNNNNNNNNNNNNNNNNNNNNNNNNNNNNNNNNNNNNNNNNNNNNNNNNNNNNNNNNNNNNNNNNNNNNNNNNNNNNNNNNNNNNNNNNNNNNNNNNNNNNNNNNNNNNNNNNNNNNNNNNNNNNNNNNNNNNNNNNNNNNNNNNNNNNNNNNNNNNNNNNNNNNNNNNNNNNNNNNNNNNNNNNNNNNNNNNNNNNNNNNNNNNNNNNNNNNNNNNNNNNNNNNNNNNNNNNNNNNNNNNNNNNNNNNNNNNNNNNNNNNNNNNNNNNNNNNNNNNNNNNNNNNNNNNNNNNNNNNNNNNNNNNNNNNNNNNNNNNNNNNNNNNNNNNNNNNNNNNNNNNNNNNNNNNNNNNNNNNNNNNNNNNNNNNNNNNNNNNNNNNNNNNNNNNNNNNNNNNNNNNNNNNNNNNNNNNNNNNNNNNNNNNNNNNNNNNNNNNNNNNNNNNNNNNNNNNNNNNNNNNNNNNNNNNNNNNNNNNNNNNNNNNNNNNNNNNNNNNNNNNNNNNNNNNNNNNNNNNNNNNNNNNNNNNNNNNNNNNNNNNNNNNNNNNNNNNNNNNNNNNNNNNNNNNNNNNNNNNNNNNNNNNNNNNNNNNNNNNNNNNNNNNNNNNNNNNNNNNNNNNNNNNNNNNNNNNNNNNNNNNNNNNNNNNNNNNNNNNNNNNNNNNNNNNNNNNNNNNNNNNNNNNNNNNNNNNNNNNNNNNNNNNNNNNNNNNNNNAAAAAGGAAAGTGTTGTGGGTATGCATGTTTTCGgaatataattgttattcaTCAGTCCAAACactcaaaaacattttccatagaAAACTTAACGAACCGTAGTCCCATCAGGGCAATTCTTGCTGTTGGAGTTCTTGCAAGCCCAAAGAGCAGCACCTTGACCATCAAAGGTTCCACCATAGATGGAAACGCCATtgactttttcaaattttatccaATTTTCATCATTGCCAATCACATTATAATCAGAGGGAGCTAAGAGAGTCCCATCAATGTGTATAGTAATAGCCTTGCTCTTGCATGTTTGTCCATTGAAGTTTGCATTGTGAATCAAGTATTTTCCACTTGGCACATTAATAGTGGCGGGGGTATTAGAAGCACATGCTGCTGCCCATGCACTCAAAAAGGCTTTTGATGAATCAGTTTTTCCATCGGATTTTGCTCCATAATTTTGGACATTGTAAATATTGGTATTTGCTGCTAACGATGAGTGGAttaagaagaggaagaaaattGCTAAGGGACTCATTTTGCTAAGGTGAAATTGGTAAGTACAAAGGTTTTTGAAGGATTCAAAAGACTtatcaaattataataaatGGAGGTGATGAGGAATTGAAGTAGTTTAGAGGGATATTTATAGGGTGAGTGAATTCAAGTTGTTGCTAATTAATTTTAGATTTCAATGAAGGTTTGGTTAATTTTCATTCATATTTGGTCATGTTGGGGATTTGGAAAAATGAGACTTCAGATACAATATGCAATCACATGGAGTAGGCAATGGTTGGCACCCTAGCTAGTTGTGTTATGAACATTGAAAAATAACGTTTTGCATACCTTCCTCTTCCCATTTACTCCAAAATTAAAACTTGTCCAATTTACCCATGTCCAATATTTGGCAAAACAACATTACTTATgcatgaaattaatataattcTAAATAATGAATCACCATTGATATCGACACATCCAGATAGCCAAATGCTTGCAAATGAATTGGGAACTAACTCAAAAATTGATTAGGTAGATATAGTGCTATTTCAAGTTCGAATATTTTTATCCTAAGTTGACTATGTACATTTTTTATGGATAAGGAACTAGCTTATTGAATTTGTGGTACTCATATGGATTATTTAGGGTGAGTCTATAGGGAATTATAGGTTACTAGCTAGGTATTTGGGAGCTATAGTTGAGTTTAAGAAAGATCACACAAGGTTAATAATATGCATTGAATTAAACACATGttgaagtatttacaaattAGAAGCAATTATAACATGCTTGTTCAAAACCCATAACCCAAACACAAGTGGACTTTAAGATAGTATAGATATATCTGCAGATGGCGATTGTCCTAACTCCCTAGGCGACTTTGAAATAGTCAAGTCACACAACAAATTCACAACATTTATGTACTCCATCCGTCTTAATTTACATGACATCTTTCAAATTTCGAAAATCaaataagtttttcttttatttgatgaCTGCTATTTTTTCATCTACCGTTTAACTATTGAATTGataattattatgaattataatactttttagtTTTTACCTAGTTTCCAGTTATatgtaaatttcatttaaaatttaaaaaaattatgtccaAATTTagaatcaaatttcaaaagtttgacGCTGGGATTTGAATAGTGCAATTAAAAAAGTGAATGTGAAACATGGAATCCTAAAACACAAGGATACGTGCATGCATGCAGGAAATATG containing:
- the LOC125852681 gene encoding polygalacturonase-like; this encodes MSPLAIFFLFLIHSSLAANTNIYNVQNYGAKSDGKTDSSKAFLSAWAAACASNTPATINVPSGKYLIHNANFNGQTCKSKAITIHIDGTLLAPSDYNVIGNDENWIKFEKVNGVSIYGGTFDGQGAALWACKNSNSKNCPDGTTVR